A single Defluviitalea saccharophila DNA region contains:
- a CDS encoding flavodoxin family protein, with protein MNIVVINGTPMKGITYHMKEMFLSHIQTGNEVTEFYPNEFPSFCVGCKRCFLYGEEHCPHSEIMLPIWNAFLKADLLVFAYPVYALRAPATIKSVLDHLCVHWMVHRPDPSIFEKTALIITNSIGASNGAAQKDVKTSMSWLGVSRVYTCGAKMMGDIFWDKINDKSMKMLECKMEHLAAKVKNVKPQKRKSLKVSTLFFICKMLHQVFLNSEVEPSLDNQHYIKYGWIKHKKEKQ; from the coding sequence ATGAATATTGTCGTTATAAACGGAACACCTATGAAAGGCATTACTTATCATATGAAGGAAATGTTTCTTAGCCATATCCAGACTGGAAATGAAGTTACCGAATTTTATCCAAACGAATTTCCATCATTTTGCGTAGGGTGCAAAAGGTGTTTTTTGTATGGAGAGGAGCATTGTCCCCATTCGGAAATAATGTTGCCAATTTGGAACGCTTTTTTGAAAGCAGACTTATTGGTATTTGCTTACCCGGTGTATGCACTTCGAGCACCGGCAACCATCAAATCAGTGCTTGATCATCTTTGTGTCCATTGGATGGTCCATCGGCCTGATCCCAGCATATTTGAGAAAACGGCTTTAATCATTACAAATAGTATTGGAGCGTCTAATGGTGCTGCTCAAAAAGATGTTAAAACCAGCATGTCATGGCTGGGCGTGTCCAGAGTGTATACTTGTGGGGCGAAGATGATGGGGGATATCTTTTGGGATAAAATAAACGATAAGAGTATGAAAATGCTGGAATGCAAAATGGAACATCTCGCAGCCAAGGTGAAGAATGTAAAGCCTCAAAAACGAAAAAGTTTAAAGGTGAGCACACTTTTCTTTATCTGCAAAATGCTTCATCAAGTTTTCCTAAACTCTGAAGTTGAGCCAAGTCTTGATAATCAGCATTATATTAAATATGGATGGATAAAACATAAAAAAGAGAAACAATAA
- a CDS encoding S-Ena type endospore appendage: MALQLLTPDLTKKSCPPEPTRCNGEFTASVNLNETVTLWKSAEPIKGTFYLRVNAGGTPVGAVAIFEIKESNGTIISRNIPRGTAYALTTDKATQITVQVTNGPPDQTALIFFMYCSQETIISEASEEKCCSPALTCDDFSDTIGQWDAEPLFTWETFFPVKGTLEFIFRSTFNPVNNPSATIEVERFTKPDLVRTIPLNLSNTDSSDVPFVLTVDDINKVTVTSTGIDTSNSSVNFLLCHQEENISSCCDEPLKCEGSFQFAPLAPAQDIKIWESVIPVKGTYSITSVYEGTVTVNIQFNNNKTLQKTLSPGGGFAITSKDIKDITIRINPSPSPIGGIEFRYCVQDMLRKNPCKSSCCPKPLPCDVIRAESFNNPQGKNIPIWISKIPVEGEIVFSIEGQPQQRAEIIIKRFGKSDIVRTIEGERIFTVRTTNLEGVSVQLNNGDPGDNAIRLVLCIQEQISQKNTESKNYSSKKIDCCPETVKCELDPNLLIINTVELPLNRDIVLWESTELIKGNFSIRNASLTEVDMTVKIRYKDGHIDTRILRPSEGFMITAEGIVSLSVRFSSTIAEARGQVVIESCTQNILEKNKNNLCCPQPLICQFLSTEATGIPGNQNYLLWHAGFPVKAMIEILQDAIEPATLIIERYNENTITETLPTNSSRILVVDHIKNVFINMNSELGTERVVMEICMQEELPLKGDENLCHSKC, translated from the coding sequence ATGGCGCTGCAATTACTAACACCGGATCTTACAAAAAAATCTTGCCCTCCAGAACCAACGAGATGTAACGGAGAATTTACTGCAAGTGTAAATTTGAATGAAACCGTAACCCTGTGGAAGTCAGCAGAACCTATCAAAGGAACCTTTTATTTAAGAGTGAATGCAGGCGGAACCCCTGTAGGTGCTGTTGCAATCTTCGAAATTAAAGAGTCTAATGGAACCATCATTTCAAGAAATATTCCACGGGGAACAGCCTATGCTCTGACAACCGATAAAGCAACCCAAATAACCGTTCAGGTAACAAATGGTCCACCGGATCAAACTGCCTTAATATTTTTCATGTATTGCAGCCAGGAGACCATAATATCAGAAGCATCAGAAGAAAAATGCTGTTCCCCTGCTCTTACCTGTGATGATTTTTCTGATACTATTGGGCAGTGGGATGCAGAACCTTTATTTACATGGGAAACTTTCTTTCCTGTCAAAGGTACTTTGGAATTTATTTTCAGATCTACATTTAATCCAGTAAATAATCCATCGGCTACGATTGAGGTAGAACGCTTTACAAAGCCTGATCTTGTAAGAACGATTCCCCTGAATCTGAGTAATACGGACAGCTCTGATGTCCCTTTTGTATTAACTGTTGATGACATTAATAAAGTGACTGTCACTTCTACAGGAATAGATACATCCAACTCCAGCGTTAATTTTCTGTTATGCCATCAGGAAGAAAATATATCTTCGTGCTGTGACGAACCTCTTAAATGTGAAGGCAGCTTTCAGTTTGCTCCATTAGCCCCTGCACAAGATATAAAAATATGGGAATCTGTCATACCTGTAAAAGGAACATATTCTATTACCAGCGTTTACGAGGGAACGGTAACGGTAAATATACAGTTTAACAACAATAAAACATTACAAAAAACTTTATCACCCGGAGGAGGTTTTGCAATTACTTCAAAGGATATAAAGGATATCACCATAAGAATAAATCCGTCACCTTCACCAATAGGAGGCATTGAATTCCGATATTGTGTACAGGATATGCTTCGAAAAAATCCCTGTAAATCTTCCTGTTGTCCAAAACCCCTGCCTTGTGATGTAATCAGAGCAGAATCCTTTAATAATCCACAAGGTAAAAACATTCCTATATGGATTTCTAAAATTCCCGTAGAAGGAGAAATAGTATTTTCAATAGAAGGCCAGCCACAGCAAAGGGCAGAAATAATCATCAAACGTTTTGGAAAGTCAGACATTGTAAGAACGATTGAAGGAGAAAGAATATTTACTGTAAGGACTACAAATCTAGAGGGAGTATCTGTTCAGCTGAATAACGGTGACCCTGGTGATAATGCCATTAGATTGGTTCTGTGCATACAGGAGCAAATCTCCCAAAAGAATACCGAAAGCAAAAATTATTCCAGTAAAAAAATCGATTGTTGTCCTGAAACAGTAAAATGTGAATTGGATCCTAATCTTCTCATAATAAATACTGTAGAATTACCTTTGAACAGGGACATTGTTTTATGGGAGTCTACTGAACTAATCAAAGGCAATTTTTCGATACGCAATGCCTCCCTAACCGAAGTAGATATGACTGTAAAAATTCGATATAAAGATGGACACATCGATACACGAATACTAAGACCATCTGAAGGGTTTATGATAACCGCTGAGGGAATCGTATCATTAAGTGTACGATTTTCCAGTACAATTGCAGAGGCACGGGGTCAGGTAGTCATTGAATCTTGCACACAAAATATTTTAGAAAAAAATAAAAATAATCTTTGCTGTCCTCAACCCCTTATATGCCAGTTTTTATCTACAGAAGCCACAGGTATACCAGGCAATCAGAATTATTTATTGTGGCATGCAGGATTTCCAGTAAAAGCAATGATAGAAATTCTCCAAGATGCCATTGAACCTGCAACACTTATTATCGAACGATACAATGAAAACACAATTACAGAAACCCTTCCAACTAATAGCTCCAGAATATTGGTTGTAGATCATATCAAAAATGTTTTTATAAATATGAATTCTGAATTAGGAACAGAACGTGTTGTTATGGAAATATGTATGCAGGAAGAACTGCCATTGAAAGGAGATGAAAATCTATGTCACTCCAAGTGTTAA
- the ygiD gene encoding 4,5-DOPA dioxygenase extradiol produces the protein MPKMPVVFVGHGSPMNAIEDNEYSRTWKSIAKRIPKPEVILSISAHWFTKGTKIMNEESPKTIYDMYGFPDELYKVKYNPPGSPRIAKISKELISKETEYDNSWGIDHGTWSVLVHMYPERDIPVFQISVDAYAPPEVHYKIGSELKSLREQGVLIFGTGNIVHNLRLVDWHMGSKGFDWAYEFDEYIYENIFNRNYNSILKYNEMCSAAKYAVPTPDHFYPLLYALGASDKEDKVSVFNKSCELGALTMTSYLWE, from the coding sequence ATGCCAAAGATGCCAGTTGTTTTCGTAGGACATGGTTCCCCGATGAATGCCATTGAAGACAATGAGTATTCAAGAACGTGGAAAAGTATTGCAAAAAGGATACCCAAACCAGAGGTCATCCTGTCAATATCGGCCCATTGGTTTACAAAGGGCACCAAAATTATGAACGAGGAGTCCCCAAAAACGATCTACGATATGTACGGATTTCCCGACGAACTGTATAAGGTTAAATACAATCCACCGGGATCACCGAGAATAGCTAAGATATCAAAGGAACTCATTTCAAAAGAAACGGAATATGATAATTCTTGGGGCATTGACCATGGAACATGGTCCGTATTGGTTCATATGTATCCGGAAAGAGATATACCCGTATTTCAAATCAGTGTAGATGCATATGCTCCTCCGGAAGTCCATTATAAAATCGGCAGTGAGTTAAAAAGTTTAAGAGAACAAGGGGTTCTTATATTTGGTACAGGGAATATCGTTCACAATTTAAGGTTAGTGGATTGGCATATGGGAAGCAAAGGATTTGACTGGGCATATGAATTTGATGAGTATATTTATGAAAATATTTTCAATAGGAATTATAATAGTATTTTAAAATATAACGAAATGTGCAGTGCTGCAAAATATGCAGTACCAACCCCGGATCATTTCTATCCTCTGTTATATGCCCTTGGAGCTTCTGATAAAGAAGACAAGGTTAGTGTATTCAATAAATCCTGTGAACTGGGAGCATTAACAATGACAAGTTATCTTTGGGAATAA
- the rsgA gene encoding ribosome small subunit-dependent GTPase A: MSKINMENIGLSQRFVNESSLYKGLYIGRIVSQYKNLYKVITENGELTAEISGKFRFEAKSLSQYPAVGDFVMLDRNDNKGGNAIIHHVLTRKSVFIRKAAGTSNDEQVVAANIDTVFICMSLNNDFNLRRMERYLGIAWNSGASPVIVLTKSDLCTNLSDKLFEIDTVAVGVDVIVTSSMSEDGYLPITNYTGYGKTIAFIGSSGVGKSTLINRLLGEDIIETNGLRDDDKGRHTTTRREMYLLPGGGAVIDTPGMREIGIESADLSKTFADIDQLSTQCKFSDCTHRNEPNCAVQNAINSGELSLERFKNYLKLKKEAKYEGLNSRQIENEKLNEMFKEVGGKKNARRVLKEKKNLGRKI; encoded by the coding sequence TTGAGTAAAATAAATATGGAAAATATAGGACTCAGCCAGCGTTTTGTGAATGAGTCTAGTTTATATAAAGGGCTTTATATTGGGAGAATTGTTTCACAGTATAAAAATCTATACAAGGTTATCACTGAAAATGGTGAGTTAACTGCAGAGATTTCCGGGAAATTTCGATTTGAAGCAAAAAGCCTGTCCCAGTATCCAGCTGTGGGAGATTTTGTTATGCTTGACCGGAATGACAATAAGGGAGGCAATGCAATCATTCATCATGTGCTCACCAGAAAAAGTGTTTTTATAAGAAAGGCAGCAGGGACATCTAACGACGAACAAGTAGTAGCTGCCAATATTGATACGGTGTTTATTTGTATGTCATTAAATAATGACTTCAACCTTCGTAGAATGGAGCGTTATTTAGGGATTGCCTGGAATAGTGGGGCAAGTCCGGTTATTGTACTGACCAAATCGGATTTGTGTACGAATCTTTCTGATAAATTATTTGAAATCGATACGGTTGCAGTAGGTGTGGATGTGATTGTAACTTCCAGTATGAGTGAAGATGGTTATTTACCGATAACGAATTATACAGGCTATGGAAAAACCATTGCATTTATAGGTTCTTCCGGTGTGGGCAAATCTACTTTAATTAATAGGCTTTTAGGTGAAGATATTATTGAAACCAATGGATTAAGGGATGATGATAAGGGAAGGCATACGACCACCAGGCGAGAGATGTATCTTCTTCCTGGTGGAGGAGCCGTGATTGATACACCGGGAATGAGAGAAATAGGTATTGAAAGTGCAGATTTATCAAAAACCTTTGCTGATATTGATCAACTGTCAACCCAATGTAAGTTCAGTGACTGTACCCATAGAAATGAGCCAAACTGTGCAGTTCAAAATGCCATAAATTCAGGCGAACTGTCTCTGGAAAGATTCAAGAACTACCTAAAGCTTAAGAAAGAAGCCAAGTATGAAGGTTTAAATTCCAGACAGATAGAAAATGAAAAGCTTAATGAAATGTTCAAAGAAGTAGGCGGCAAAAAGAATGCCCGAAGGGTGCTAAAAGAAAAGAAGAACTTAGGCCGGAAGATTTAA
- a CDS encoding S-Ena type endospore appendage, which translates to MSMQVLTDHSKICCPTPLECTEDYYIYESGTIWKSYIPVKGTFIFYGDFNSATVTIRFSLFNGKVVTRILQLGQSFAFTGDNIKEIEALVADGPADLYFELCTQTLTGINCKQKNLCCPDSLQCTFFPLYSNIPINEDFLLWQSTVPVTGSFEIIPLQIFSQEFETNVIIKRFNQPDLVETITSTTVFRSEDMKALLVNISNLEEPAALYVSACLRDQIDEKTK; encoded by the coding sequence ATGAGTATGCAAGTATTAACGGATCATTCGAAAATATGCTGCCCTACTCCCTTAGAATGCACAGAAGATTATTATATATATGAGAGCGGCACAATATGGAAAAGCTATATTCCGGTAAAAGGAACATTTATCTTTTATGGTGATTTTAATTCAGCAACTGTCACAATCAGGTTTTCCCTATTTAATGGAAAAGTAGTTACTCGAATTTTACAGCTTGGTCAATCCTTTGCATTTACCGGAGATAATATCAAAGAAATTGAGGCTCTCGTCGCAGATGGTCCTGCAGACCTTTATTTTGAGCTTTGTACCCAAACCCTTACAGGTATAAATTGCAAACAAAAAAATCTATGTTGTCCTGACTCTTTACAATGCACCTTTTTTCCACTTTATTCGAATATACCAATAAACGAAGACTTTCTTCTATGGCAGTCAACAGTTCCTGTAACTGGATCTTTTGAAATTATTCCATTACAGATTTTTTCACAAGAATTTGAGACCAATGTAATCATTAAGCGATTTAATCAACCTGACTTGGTAGAGACTATTACGTCAACCACTGTCTTTCGTTCAGAAGATATGAAAGCTCTGCTGGTTAATATATCAAATCTGGAAGAACCCGCTGCATTATATGTTTCAGCTTGTTTAAGAGACCAGATAGATGAAAAAACAAAATAA
- a CDS encoding S-Ena type endospore appendage, with protein MSLQVLMRSTKSCCPTPLECVDNFFIKESGTVWESYVPIKGTFNFYSYTTQSPVTIKIYLFDGKTVSRNLEPGQSFVFTGDNIRKIQAFVSNAPANLFFEYCIQTLTEVDCKRPNQCCPESLQCEFQTVYRNIPMNKNYLLWQSTIPMTGSFRIDPLSLMPTEEFEFKVIIKRFNQPALIETISRPSVIRSSGMQSLLVNMPTLEEPPVLSVDFCLRDDVSQ; from the coding sequence ATGTCGCTGCAAGTATTAATGCGAAGTACGAAATCATGCTGCCCCACTCCCTTAGAGTGTGTGGACAATTTTTTTATAAAAGAGAGCGGCACAGTATGGGAAAGTTATGTACCGATAAAAGGAACATTTAACTTTTATAGCTATACTACCCAATCTCCTGTAACAATTAAAATTTACCTATTTGACGGGAAAACTGTCTCTCGAAATTTAGAGCCGGGGCAATCCTTTGTGTTTACTGGAGATAATATTAGAAAAATTCAGGCTTTCGTCTCGAACGCTCCCGCAAACCTTTTCTTTGAGTATTGTATTCAAACGCTTACAGAGGTAGATTGTAAACGACCTAATCAATGTTGTCCTGAATCCTTACAATGTGAATTTCAGACAGTATATAGAAATATCCCAATGAATAAAAACTATCTTCTGTGGCAATCAACGATTCCTATGACTGGAAGCTTTAGAATTGATCCTCTATCACTTATGCCTACAGAGGAATTTGAATTTAAAGTAATTATCAAGCGATTTAATCAACCAGCCTTGATAGAAACAATTTCTCGCCCCTCTGTCATTCGCTCATCTGGTATGCAATCACTGCTGGTTAATATGCCAACTCTGGAAGAACCCCCCGTATTATCTGTTGATTTTTGTTTAAGAGATGATGTAAGTCAATGA
- a CDS encoding DUF898 family protein — MSEIAMNTGVNINQGESYFDGGLLSLIGWSLLGWLLTVFTLGIAYPWALCMVYGWKINHTVIEGRRLKFNGTGIGLFGNWIKWLLLCIITLGIYGFWLGIALEKWKVKHTTFAD; from the coding sequence ATGTCAGAAATAGCAATGAATACAGGAGTGAATATTAATCAAGGAGAATCCTATTTTGATGGGGGCTTATTATCTCTTATAGGATGGTCTTTATTAGGATGGCTTTTAACAGTCTTTACTCTTGGTATTGCGTATCCTTGGGCATTATGTATGGTTTATGGATGGAAGATCAATCATACGGTGATAGAGGGTAGAAGATTAAAATTCAATGGAACTGGCATTGGATTATTTGGCAACTGGATTAAATGGTTGCTCCTTTGTATTATAACATTAGGCATTTATGGTTTTTGGCTCGGTATTGCATTAGAAAAATGGAAAGTAAAACATACTACATTTGCAGATTAA